A portion of the Streptomyces erythrochromogenes genome contains these proteins:
- a CDS encoding MFS transporter — translation MLMTVLDGSIVTVAMPAIQSDLGFTPAGLSWVVNAYLIAFGSLLLLAGRLGDLIGRKRMFLAGTGLFTAASLLAGAAASPGVLIAARFLQGVGSAMASAVSLGILVTLFTGPRERAKAIAVFSFTGAAGASIGQVLGGVLTDALAWNWIFLINLPIGIAALLVALPALPADRGLGLKAGADTLGALLVTSGLMLGIYTVVKIDQYGAASTHTLGLGGLSLALLAGFLVRQATARTPLMPLRIFRSRSVTGANLVQMLMVAALFSFQVLVALYMQNVLGYGAAGTGLAMLPAAAVIGVVSLTVSARLNARFGERRVLLTGLVLLIGVLGLLTRVPGDADQSHYLTDLLPVMLLAAGFGLALPALTSLGMSGAKEEDAGLASGLFNTTQQIGMALGVAVLSTLAASRTESLAAAGRPASEALTGGYHLAFAVGAALLATALAVAATVLRRPPRTPAP, via the coding sequence ATGCTCATGACCGTCCTCGACGGCAGCATCGTCACCGTCGCCATGCCGGCCATCCAGAGTGACCTCGGCTTCACCCCGGCCGGGCTCAGCTGGGTCGTCAACGCCTACCTCATCGCCTTCGGCTCGCTGCTCCTGCTCGCCGGCCGGCTCGGCGATCTGATCGGCCGCAAGCGGATGTTCCTCGCGGGCACCGGACTCTTCACCGCCGCGTCCCTCCTGGCCGGCGCCGCCGCCTCCCCCGGGGTCCTGATCGCCGCACGCTTCCTCCAGGGCGTCGGCAGTGCGATGGCCTCCGCCGTCAGCCTCGGCATCCTCGTCACGCTCTTCACCGGGCCCCGCGAACGGGCCAAGGCCATCGCGGTGTTCAGCTTCACCGGCGCGGCCGGCGCCTCGATCGGCCAGGTCCTCGGCGGCGTCCTCACCGACGCTCTCGCCTGGAACTGGATCTTCCTCATCAACCTGCCCATCGGCATCGCGGCGCTCCTCGTCGCCCTTCCCGCCCTCCCCGCCGACCGCGGCCTCGGCCTGAAGGCCGGCGCCGACACCCTCGGCGCGCTGCTCGTCACCTCCGGGCTGATGCTCGGGATCTACACCGTCGTCAAGATCGACCAGTACGGAGCGGCCTCCACCCACACGCTCGGCCTCGGCGGCCTCTCCCTCGCCCTGCTCGCCGGCTTCCTCGTCCGCCAGGCCACCGCCCGCACCCCGCTCATGCCCCTGCGGATCTTCCGCTCGCGCAGCGTCACCGGCGCCAACCTGGTGCAGATGCTGATGGTCGCCGCCCTCTTCTCCTTCCAGGTCCTCGTCGCGCTCTACATGCAGAACGTGCTCGGATACGGAGCCGCGGGGACCGGCCTCGCCATGCTCCCGGCCGCCGCCGTCATCGGCGTGGTCTCCCTGACCGTCTCGGCCCGCCTCAATGCCCGCTTCGGCGAACGCAGGGTCCTCCTGACCGGACTGGTCCTCCTGATCGGCGTACTCGGCCTGCTCACCCGGGTCCCCGGCGACGCCGACCAGTCCCACTACCTCACCGACCTGCTCCCCGTGATGCTCCTCGCCGCCGGCTTCGGCCTCGCCCTCCCCGCTCTGACCTCCCTGGGCATGTCCGGCGCGAAGGAGGAGGACGCGGGCCTGGCCTCCGGGCTCTTCAACACCACCCAGCAGATCGGCATGGCCCTCGGCGTCGCGGTCCTCTCCACCCTCGCCGCCTCCCGCACCGAGTCCCTCGCCGCGGCCGGCCGCCCCGCCTCCGAGGCCCTGACCGGCGGCTACCACCTGGCCTTCGCGGTCGGCGCGGCCCTCCTCGCCACCGCCCTGGCCGTCGCCGCCACCGTCCTGCGCCGCCCGCCCCGCACCCCCGCACCCTGA
- a CDS encoding helix-turn-helix domain-containing protein translates to MGVDSSDGTEEPGWDVDPEDEQGAAVVAALGRQLRAWRESAGMRAADFGAAIQYGEDQVRKVESGKRIPRPEYLDRADEVLNAGGRISAMKADLEQVRYPKKVRDLAKLEARAVEIGSYGNHNIHGLLQTEDYARALFEMAQPPQSSEQVERGVAARLARQSIFERTPGPALSFVQEEVTLRRTIGGTMVLRGQLERLLELGKFRNVAVQVMPTACADHAGMGGRIQVLKFGDGTAVGRSEGIFYGRPVTDPKHLQILDLRYGTIRAQALSPRESLAFIETLLGET, encoded by the coding sequence ATGGGCGTGGACAGCAGTGACGGTACGGAAGAGCCCGGCTGGGACGTCGATCCGGAGGACGAACAGGGCGCGGCGGTGGTGGCCGCGCTGGGCCGCCAGCTCAGAGCGTGGCGGGAGTCGGCCGGCATGCGGGCCGCCGATTTCGGGGCGGCCATCCAGTACGGGGAGGACCAGGTCCGCAAGGTCGAGTCGGGCAAGCGGATCCCCCGCCCCGAGTACCTGGACAGGGCGGACGAGGTCCTGAACGCCGGGGGGCGAATCTCCGCGATGAAGGCCGACCTGGAACAGGTCCGCTACCCGAAGAAGGTGCGGGACCTAGCAAAGCTGGAGGCGAGGGCCGTCGAGATCGGCTCGTACGGCAACCACAACATCCACGGCTTGTTGCAGACCGAGGACTACGCCCGCGCCCTGTTCGAGATGGCGCAGCCCCCGCAGTCATCGGAGCAGGTGGAACGAGGAGTCGCAGCGCGTCTGGCCCGACAGTCGATCTTCGAACGGACTCCGGGACCAGCCCTCAGTTTCGTCCAGGAAGAGGTGACCCTCCGGCGCACCATCGGAGGCACAATGGTGCTGCGCGGCCAGCTCGAACGACTGTTGGAGTTGGGCAAGTTTCGCAACGTCGCAGTCCAGGTGATGCCGACCGCCTGCGCCGATCACGCCGGAATGGGGGGCCGGATCCAGGTGCTGAAGTTCGGGGACGGAACGGCAGTGGGGCGCTCGGAAGGCATCTTCTACGGGCGGCCGGTCACCGACCCCAAGCATCTACAGATCCTCGACCTGCGCTATGGCACGATCCGGGCACAGGCCCTCTCGCCCAGGGAGTCGCTGGCCTTCATCGAGACACTGCTGGGAGAAACGTGA
- a CDS encoding CPCC family cysteine-rich protein — translation MAIEEPPAGPSDTAGPLPCPCCFRRTLAKRADFEICPECGWEDDGQDDADAHLVRGGPNGSLSLAQARLDYLDEVAEESEESMAHGGDGLWISEARRRLSDVE, via the coding sequence ATGGCCATCGAAGAACCGCCCGCCGGCCCGTCCGACACCGCAGGCCCCCTCCCATGCCCCTGCTGCTTCCGGCGGACGCTGGCGAAGCGCGCCGACTTCGAGATCTGCCCGGAGTGCGGCTGGGAGGACGACGGGCAGGACGACGCGGACGCGCACCTCGTACGGGGCGGACCCAACGGCAGCCTGAGCCTGGCGCAGGCCCGGCTGGACTACCTCGATGAAGTGGCCGAGGAATCCGAGGAGTCCATGGCGCACGGCGGCGACGGGCTGTGGATTTCGGAAGCCCGACGCCGGCTGTCCGACGTCGAATAG
- a CDS encoding dicarboxylate/amino acid:cation symporter — MSVSATPQAPAKASFKFPFWAQIVAGLVLGVLFGWIARSQDISWLGTTLEKTGDIFVQLLKLAIAPLVFFAILVSITNLRKVNNAARLASRTLLWFMITSLIAVGIGIAIGLLTDPGSGTGLTAADGKEPKKTGSWIDFLTGIVPTDIVTPFTELKVLQIVFLAVVAGIAALQLGAKAKPVLDLAESALELLQKALWWVIRLAPIGTIGLIGTAIATYGWDLIGKYATFTADIYIGCALVMFGVYPLLLATVAKVSPIQFFKGAWPAIQLAFVSRSSVGTMPVTQKVTERLGVPKEYASFAVPFGATTKMDGCAAIYPALAAIFIAQIFDVQLGIKEYLLIVFVSVIGSAATAGLTGATVMLTLTLSTLGLPLAGVGLLLAIDPILDMIRTATNVAGQALVPVIVSAREGILDKEAYANASASPLDEPAAPAVAPATPQPAAATA, encoded by the coding sequence GTGTCCGTGTCCGCGACCCCACAGGCCCCTGCCAAGGCCTCGTTCAAGTTTCCCTTCTGGGCCCAGATCGTCGCCGGTCTGGTCCTCGGCGTCCTCTTCGGCTGGATAGCCCGCAGCCAGGACATCAGCTGGCTCGGCACCACCCTGGAGAAGACCGGCGACATCTTCGTCCAGCTGCTCAAGCTGGCCATCGCCCCGCTCGTCTTCTTCGCGATCCTGGTGTCGATCACCAACCTGCGGAAGGTGAACAACGCGGCGCGCCTCGCCTCCCGCACCCTCCTCTGGTTCATGATCACCTCGCTGATCGCGGTCGGCATCGGCATCGCGATCGGCCTGCTGACCGACCCCGGTTCGGGCACCGGCCTCACCGCCGCCGACGGCAAGGAGCCGAAGAAGACGGGCTCCTGGATCGACTTCCTGACCGGCATCGTCCCGACGGACATCGTCACGCCGTTCACCGAGCTGAAGGTCCTTCAGATCGTCTTCCTGGCCGTCGTCGCCGGCATCGCCGCGCTCCAGCTCGGCGCCAAGGCCAAGCCGGTCCTCGACCTCGCCGAGTCCGCCCTGGAGCTCCTCCAGAAGGCCCTGTGGTGGGTCATCCGCCTCGCCCCGATCGGCACCATCGGCCTGATCGGCACCGCGATCGCCACCTACGGCTGGGACCTGATCGGCAAGTACGCCACCTTCACCGCCGACATCTACATCGGCTGCGCCCTGGTGATGTTCGGCGTCTACCCGCTGCTGCTCGCGACGGTCGCCAAGGTCAGCCCCATCCAGTTCTTCAAGGGCGCCTGGCCCGCCATCCAGCTGGCCTTCGTCTCCCGCTCCTCCGTCGGCACCATGCCGGTCACCCAGAAGGTCACCGAACGCCTCGGCGTCCCGAAGGAGTACGCCTCCTTCGCCGTCCCGTTCGGCGCCACCACCAAGATGGACGGCTGCGCCGCGATCTACCCGGCGCTCGCCGCGATCTTCATCGCGCAGATCTTCGACGTGCAGCTGGGCATCAAGGAGTACCTGCTCATCGTCTTCGTCTCGGTCATCGGCTCCGCCGCGACGGCCGGCCTGACGGGCGCCACCGTCATGCTGACGCTGACCCTCTCCACCCTGGGCCTCCCGCTCGCCGGCGTCGGCCTGCTGCTGGCGATCGACCCGATCCTGGACATGATCCGCACGGCCACGAACGTCGCCGGCCAGGCCCTCGTCCCGGTCATCGTCTCGGCCCGCGAGGGGATCCTGGACAAGGAGGCCTACGCCAACGCCTCGGCCTCCCCGCTGGACGAGCCCGCCGCCCCGGCCGTCGCCCCGGCCACGCCGCAGCCGGCCGCCGCGACCGCCTGA
- a CDS encoding ATP-binding protein yields the protein MIPQLVDFQVQLSATPRAARLARLLTVEQLRGWGLPLVEPAHVVAELAANAVTHGRVPGRDFRLALTATPETLLIEVADARGDRIPRIRDAGRGLVIVEALADRWGVREGPVPGKVVWAEVSLTCPAAGSRGSAIRRA from the coding sequence GTGATTCCTCAACTCGTCGATTTCCAGGTCCAGCTGTCCGCGACCCCGCGCGCCGCCCGTCTCGCCCGCCTCCTGACGGTCGAGCAACTACGGGGGTGGGGGCTTCCCCTGGTCGAGCCCGCGCACGTCGTGGCCGAGCTCGCCGCCAACGCCGTGACCCACGGGCGCGTGCCCGGCAGGGACTTCCGGCTCGCCCTCACCGCGACCCCCGAGACGCTGCTGATCGAGGTGGCGGACGCGCGCGGCGACCGGATCCCGCGGATCCGCGACGCGGGGCGAGGACTGGTCATCGTCGAAGCGCTGGCGGACCGTTGGGGCGTCAGGGAAGGGCCGGTCCCCGGCAAGGTGGTGTGGGCTGAGGTGTCCCTGACCTGCCCGGCCGCCGGGTCCCGGGGGTCCGCGATCCGGCGCGCTTAG
- a CDS encoding class I SAM-dependent methyltransferase: MERLSDPPEPENTANDYDGFAEAYAAENENSLVNAHYERPAMLALAGDVTGRRILDAGCGSGPLSAALRDRGAVVTGVDVSAAMLALAGQRLGGGVALHRVDLRDRLPFADGEFDDVVASLVLHYLEDWGPTLAELRRVLRPGGRLLASVDHPFVAYTFRDPRPDYFATSDYAFEWVIGGQSAPMRFWRKPLHAMTDAFTAAGFRLSVIAEPQPDPAARELFPDGFRDLSRRPTFLFFVVEALSAPTSP, translated from the coding sequence ATGGAACGCTTATCCGATCCGCCCGAGCCCGAGAACACCGCGAACGACTACGACGGCTTCGCCGAGGCGTACGCGGCGGAGAACGAGAACAGCCTCGTCAACGCCCACTACGAGCGACCCGCGATGCTGGCCCTCGCCGGGGACGTGACCGGCCGCCGGATCCTGGACGCCGGCTGCGGCTCGGGCCCCCTGTCCGCGGCGCTGCGCGACCGCGGTGCCGTCGTCACCGGCGTCGACGTCAGCGCCGCGATGCTGGCCCTGGCCGGGCAGCGGCTCGGCGGGGGCGTGGCCTTGCACCGTGTCGACCTGCGGGACCGACTGCCCTTCGCGGACGGTGAGTTCGACGACGTGGTCGCATCGCTCGTCCTGCACTACCTGGAGGACTGGGGGCCGACGCTGGCCGAGCTGCGCCGCGTGCTCAGGCCCGGCGGGCGGCTGCTCGCCTCGGTGGACCACCCGTTCGTCGCCTACACCTTCCGGGATCCCCGGCCCGACTACTTCGCGACGAGCGACTACGCCTTCGAGTGGGTGATCGGCGGGCAGTCCGCCCCCATGAGGTTCTGGCGCAAGCCGCTGCACGCGATGACCGACGCCTTCACCGCCGCCGGCTTCCGCCTCTCCGTCATTGCCGAGCCCCAGCCGGACCCGGCCGCCCGCGAGCTGTTCCCCGACGGCTTCCGGGACCTCTCGCGCAGGCCGACGTTCCTCTTCTTCGTGGTCGAGGCCCTGTCGGCTCCCACGAGCCCTTAG
- a CDS encoding SdpI family protein codes for MLVALPLAARGRLPGRMATHWGGPSGAPDGASSFGGAVAFPVAVWAVLVLGVAAFAAARAWAATALLPGGVALVGAQAVVVRANLDQEDWRRADLPGVWAVVAVCAAAALAALAGGLADRRGRAPDGRPPARGPVMDVPDGERLVWLARTSNPWLHLIAAVLGAAAAVGAVAGAGGLVAGPVWFVVPLAFAALAVLACSSVRARVTGEGLEVAFGPLGWPVRRWPAAVVESARVEERRPAQVGGWGYRLSGLGTTVMLRAGECLVVRAGGKDFAVSVDDAARGAALLNSLARCGGGGGGVERR; via the coding sequence GTGCTGGTCGCGCTGCCGCTGGCGGCGCGCGGGCGGTTGCCCGGCCGGATGGCCACGCACTGGGGCGGTCCGTCCGGCGCGCCCGACGGAGCCTCGTCGTTCGGGGGTGCGGTGGCCTTCCCGGTGGCGGTGTGGGCCGTACTGGTCCTGGGGGTCGCGGCGTTCGCCGCGGCGCGCGCCTGGGCCGCGACCGCGCTGCTGCCCGGCGGTGTGGCCCTGGTGGGTGCGCAGGCGGTGGTCGTACGGGCCAATCTGGACCAGGAGGACTGGCGCCGGGCCGACCTGCCGGGCGTTTGGGCGGTGGTGGCCGTGTGCGCCGCGGCCGCCCTGGCCGCTCTGGCCGGAGGGCTGGCCGACCGTAGGGGGCGGGCGCCGGACGGCCGCCCGCCGGCCCGCGGCCCCGTCATGGACGTTCCCGACGGTGAGCGGCTCGTATGGCTCGCGCGCACGTCGAACCCGTGGCTCCACCTGATCGCCGCCGTGCTGGGGGCCGCCGCTGCCGTCGGCGCGGTCGCCGGGGCGGGCGGGCTGGTGGCCGGGCCGGTGTGGTTCGTGGTGCCGCTCGCCTTCGCCGCCCTCGCGGTCCTCGCGTGTTCTTCCGTGCGGGCGCGCGTCACGGGGGAGGGCCTGGAGGTCGCCTTCGGCCCGCTCGGATGGCCCGTACGACGCTGGCCGGCGGCCGTGGTGGAGTCGGCCCGGGTCGAGGAGCGCCGGCCCGCGCAGGTCGGCGGCTGGGGCTACCGGCTGAGCGGACTCGGTACGACGGTGATGCTGCGCGCGGGCGAGTGCCTGGTCGTCCGCGCGGGCGGCAAGGACTTCGCGGTGAGCGTCGACGACGCGGCGCGCGGCGCGGCCCTCCTCAATTCCCTCGCGCGGTGCGGTGGCGGCGGTGGCGGAGTGGAGCGTCGGTGA
- a CDS encoding helix-turn-helix domain-containing protein has product MVGNHLLQHRDLSATAIGVAAYIQSLPDGAPVGIKALAGRFPEGEVRIASALRELERHGYLERRRERLEGGRVVTRTYSYNKPGSASGEPPPPPPPPPGEEPVPEPGPDPDPGSDPAPEAEAAAAPEAQPTHPGAADLLAGLRRRDPRLLLAERDVRRLAPAVSAWLERGVDPEAVARVLSAGLPEDMRRPASVLAYRLTALLPPHLPPAPAAPEARPPARPDPLQNCDGCDRAFRAPTPGRCRTCPPVAA; this is encoded by the coding sequence GTGGTCGGCAACCACCTCCTCCAGCACCGCGACCTGTCCGCGACGGCGATCGGCGTCGCGGCCTACATCCAGTCGCTGCCGGACGGCGCGCCCGTCGGCATCAAGGCCCTCGCCGGCCGCTTCCCGGAGGGGGAGGTGCGGATCGCATCCGCCCTGCGGGAGCTGGAGAGGCACGGCTACCTGGAGCGGCGGCGCGAGCGGCTGGAGGGCGGGCGGGTGGTGACCCGCACGTACTCGTACAACAAGCCGGGCTCCGCCTCGGGCGAACCGCCTCCGCCCCCGCCCCCGCCGCCGGGCGAGGAACCCGTACCGGAGCCGGGGCCGGACCCGGACCCTGGCTCTGACCCGGCTCCGGAGGCGGAGGCCGCGGCGGCTCCCGAAGCGCAGCCGACGCACCCCGGGGCGGCCGACCTGCTCGCCGGGCTGCGGCGGCGGGACCCGCGGCTGCTGCTGGCCGAACGCGACGTACGGCGGCTCGCGCCCGCCGTGTCGGCCTGGCTGGAGCGCGGCGTGGACCCCGAGGCCGTCGCGCGGGTCCTGTCGGCGGGCCTGCCCGAGGACATGCGGCGCCCCGCATCCGTCCTCGCGTACCGGCTCACCGCCCTGCTCCCGCCGCACCTGCCGCCCGCTCCGGCCGCCCCGGAGGCCCGGCCGCCCGCACGGCCGGACCCTCTCCAGAACTGCGACGGCTGCGACCGCGCCTTCCGCGCCCCGACCCCGGGCCGCTGCAGAACCTGCCCACCGGTCGCCGCGTAA
- a CDS encoding DUF4229 domain-containing protein yields the protein MRLGIFVGCLAVVALLVRFGLVPSGLGDANGAWVVLLALVLSAPLSFVLLRKQRDEMSAQISGRVAGAKQKLADNRSQEDQADDAARVGS from the coding sequence ATGCGCCTGGGCATCTTCGTCGGCTGCCTCGCCGTCGTCGCGCTCCTCGTCCGGTTCGGCCTGGTCCCCTCCGGTCTCGGCGACGCCAACGGCGCCTGGGTCGTGCTGCTCGCCCTCGTGCTCTCCGCCCCGCTCTCCTTCGTCCTCCTGCGCAAGCAGCGCGACGAGATGTCCGCGCAGATCTCCGGGCGCGTCGCGGGTGCGAAGCAGAAGCTCGCCGACAACCGCAGCCAGGAGGACCAGGCGGACGACGCGGCGCGCGTCGGGTCGTAA
- a CDS encoding MarR family winged helix-turn-helix transcriptional regulator, whose protein sequence is MTAMAPTRTEPDLSFLLDHTSHVLRTRMSAQLAEIGLTPRMHCVLVHALEEERTQAQLAEIGDMDKTTMVVTVDALEKAGLAERRPSSTDRRARIIAVTEAGAKVAKESQKIVDGVHAGALDSLPADEREVLLRALNRLVTGHLEAPVEGPRPARRARQKG, encoded by the coding sequence ATGACAGCCATGGCACCCACCCGCACCGAACCGGATCTGTCCTTCCTCCTGGACCACACCAGTCACGTGCTGCGCACGCGGATGAGCGCGCAGCTCGCCGAGATCGGGCTCACCCCGCGGATGCACTGCGTGCTCGTGCACGCCCTGGAGGAGGAGCGCACCCAAGCGCAGCTCGCCGAGATCGGGGACATGGACAAGACCACGATGGTGGTGACGGTCGACGCGCTGGAGAAGGCCGGCCTGGCCGAGCGCCGGCCGTCCAGCACCGACCGGCGGGCGCGGATCATCGCGGTGACCGAGGCGGGGGCGAAGGTCGCGAAGGAGAGCCAGAAGATCGTCGACGGCGTCCACGCGGGCGCCCTCGACTCCCTGCCCGCCGATGAGCGCGAAGTGCTGCTCCGTGCGCTGAACCGGCTGGTCACCGGGCATCTGGAGGCCCCGGTCGAAGGGCCGCGACCGGCTCGGAGGGCGCGTCAGAAAGGGTGA
- a CDS encoding DUF397 domain-containing protein, translated as MAELVWFKSSYSDSSDINDCVEVANTPGAVLVRDSKDTARTHLAFGRPAWAGFVAHTSDA; from the coding sequence ATGGCTGAGCTCGTTTGGTTCAAGAGCAGCTACAGCGACAGCAGCGACATCAACGACTGCGTCGAAGTGGCCAACACCCCCGGCGCGGTCCTGGTCCGCGACTCCAAGGACACCGCGCGCACCCACCTGGCCTTCGGCCGCCCCGCATGGGCCGGGTTCGTCGCACACACGTCCGACGCCTGA
- a CDS encoding dihydrofolate reductase family protein — translation MRIVITEFISLDGVVQAPGGQGEDNDGGFAHGGWTQPFFDPEVVGGSFTEALEKADALLYGRRTWQNMAAAWPERAGDPFADRMNALPKYVVSDTLGDDELTWNNTTRIDGGKAVARIRELRDGDGGDLVVMGSPTLARTLLSEGLVDELRLMIMPVLLGGGKSIFPQDGGLHTLELVSTAISPAGVHVCTYRPTAKA, via the coding sequence ATGCGCATCGTCATCACGGAATTCATCAGCCTCGACGGCGTCGTGCAGGCCCCGGGCGGCCAGGGCGAGGACAACGACGGCGGCTTCGCCCACGGCGGCTGGACCCAGCCCTTCTTCGACCCGGAGGTCGTCGGCGGCTCCTTCACCGAGGCCCTGGAGAAGGCCGACGCGCTGCTGTACGGGCGCCGCACCTGGCAGAACATGGCCGCCGCGTGGCCCGAGCGGGCCGGCGACCCCTTCGCCGACCGGATGAACGCCCTCCCGAAGTACGTCGTGTCCGACACCCTCGGCGACGACGAACTGACCTGGAACAACACCACGCGCATCGACGGCGGCAAGGCCGTCGCCCGCATCCGCGAGCTGCGCGACGGCGACGGCGGCGACCTGGTCGTCATGGGCAGCCCCACCCTCGCGCGCACGCTGCTGAGCGAGGGCCTCGTCGACGAACTCCGGCTCATGATCATGCCGGTACTGCTGGGGGGCGGGAAGTCGATCTTCCCGCAGGACGGCGGCCTGCACACCCTCGAACTGGTCTCCACGGCCATCAGCCCCGCGGGCGTGCACGTGTGCACCTACCGCCCGACCGCCAAGGCCTGA
- a CDS encoding AMP-dependent synthetase/ligase — MEAEPKLVEPVRTVVDGVVREVRVPALAAAPAHGSLGDIPFDNAAQAPNETVLARKEADGSWRDVTAAEFAAEVLAVAKGLIAEGLREGDRLAIMARTTYEWTLLDFAGWAAGLVTVPIYPTSSALQARWIIQDSGAVACAVEDTAQARILSAERINLPWLAHLWEFDTGAIGRLVKAGERIPDALVHARRGNRTPDSVATLIYTSGTTGRPKGCVITHANFFAEVDNSIELLHPVFKSASKDPASTLLFLPLSHVFGRMVAVGCLRARVKLGHAPSIRTEDLLADLAGFRPTFLLAIPYVLEKVYNTARATAEKMGRASSFDRAARIARRFGESIEGKAPGPVLRAARALYDPLVYRRIRTALGGRVRYILSGGSPLGRRLAAFYTGAGIEVFEGYGLTETTGASTVTPPQRPRLGTVGWPLPGTAVRIAPDGEVLLGGRHVFAGYWNSGQALPYGSWLATGDIGELDADGYLTITGRKKDLIITSGGKNVAPAPLEDWLRAHPLVGQCMVVGDNRPYIAALITLEPDGLWHWRQMRKKQNVPMRELVRDEELLADLQRAVDDANQLVSRAESIRRFAVLPGDFTEARGHLTPSLKLKRGAIARDYADRIDELYRGPREA, encoded by the coding sequence GTGGAAGCGGAGCCGAAGCTGGTGGAGCCCGTCCGGACGGTCGTCGACGGAGTGGTGCGCGAGGTGCGGGTACCCGCGCTCGCCGCGGCCCCCGCGCACGGATCCCTCGGGGACATCCCCTTCGACAATGCCGCGCAGGCCCCGAACGAGACCGTACTCGCCCGCAAGGAGGCCGACGGGTCCTGGCGCGACGTCACGGCGGCCGAGTTCGCGGCCGAGGTGCTCGCCGTCGCCAAGGGCCTGATCGCCGAGGGGCTGCGCGAGGGCGACCGGCTCGCCATCATGGCCCGCACGACCTACGAGTGGACCCTGCTCGACTTCGCCGGCTGGGCCGCGGGGCTGGTCACCGTTCCGATCTACCCCACCTCCTCCGCCCTCCAGGCCCGCTGGATCATCCAGGACTCCGGCGCCGTGGCCTGCGCCGTCGAGGACACCGCGCAGGCCCGCATCCTCAGCGCCGAGCGGATCAACCTGCCCTGGCTGGCCCACCTCTGGGAGTTCGACACGGGCGCGATCGGCCGGCTGGTGAAGGCGGGGGAGCGCATCCCCGACGCCCTCGTGCACGCCCGGCGGGGCAACCGGACCCCGGACTCCGTAGCCACCCTCATCTACACCTCCGGCACCACCGGCCGGCCCAAGGGCTGCGTCATCACCCACGCCAACTTCTTCGCCGAGGTGGACAACTCCATCGAGCTGCTGCACCCCGTCTTCAAGTCGGCCAGCAAGGACCCCGCCTCGACCCTGCTGTTCCTGCCGCTCAGCCACGTCTTCGGCCGCATGGTCGCGGTCGGCTGCCTGCGGGCCCGCGTCAAGCTCGGGCACGCGCCCAGCATCCGTACCGAGGACCTCCTCGCCGACCTCGCCGGCTTCCGACCGACCTTCCTCCTCGCCATCCCCTACGTCCTGGAGAAGGTCTACAACACCGCCCGCGCCACCGCCGAGAAGATGGGCCGCGCCTCCTCCTTCGACCGGGCCGCCCGCATAGCCCGCCGCTTCGGCGAGAGCATCGAGGGCAAGGCGCCCGGGCCGGTGCTGCGCGCCGCGCGGGCGCTGTACGACCCGCTCGTCTACCGGCGGATCCGGACCGCGCTCGGCGGTCGCGTCCGCTACATCCTGAGCGGCGGGTCACCGCTGGGGCGCAGGCTCGCCGCCTTCTACACCGGCGCGGGCATCGAGGTCTTCGAGGGCTACGGGCTCACCGAGACGACCGGCGCCAGCACCGTGACCCCGCCGCAGCGGCCGCGGCTCGGCACCGTGGGCTGGCCGCTGCCCGGGACGGCCGTGCGGATCGCGCCCGACGGCGAGGTACTGCTGGGCGGCCGGCACGTCTTCGCGGGCTACTGGAACAGCGGACAGGCGCTCCCGTACGGCAGCTGGCTGGCCACCGGGGACATCGGAGAGCTCGACGCGGACGGGTACCTCACCATCACCGGCCGCAAGAAGGACCTGATCATCACCTCCGGCGGAAAGAACGTGGCCCCGGCGCCGCTGGAGGACTGGCTGCGGGCCCACCCGCTGGTCGGGCAGTGCATGGTGGTCGGCGACAACCGGCCGTACATCGCCGCGCTGATCACCCTGGAGCCGGACGGGCTGTGGCACTGGCGCCAGATGCGGAAGAAGCAGAACGTGCCGATGCGGGAGCTGGTGCGGGACGAGGAGCTGCTCGCCGACCTCCAGCGGGCCGTCGACGACGCGAACCAGCTGGTGTCGCGGGCCGAGTCGATCCGCCGGTTCGCCGTCCTGCCGGGCGACTTCACCGAGGCGCGCGGCCATCTGACCCCGTCGCTGAAGCTCAAGCGGGGTGCGATCGCGCGCGACTACGCCGACCGCATCGACGAGCTGTACCGGGGGCCGCGGGAGGCGTGA
- a CDS encoding GntR family transcriptional regulator — MLLRLNIADHRPLHEQVAGAVRRAIAEGECAPGDRLPPARDLSQALGVNTNTVLRGLRALRDEGLLEFRRGRGVTVAGGADRRSELLERVRELVADGARLGYGRADLVEMIREVP, encoded by the coding sequence ATGTTGCTGAGGCTGAACATCGCGGACCACCGCCCCCTGCATGAGCAGGTCGCCGGAGCCGTGCGGCGGGCCATCGCCGAGGGCGAGTGCGCGCCCGGCGACCGGCTGCCGCCCGCTCGGGACCTCTCGCAGGCGCTGGGCGTCAACACCAACACCGTCCTGCGCGGCCTGCGGGCCCTGCGCGACGAGGGGTTGCTGGAGTTCCGGCGCGGGCGCGGGGTGACCGTGGCCGGTGGCGCGGACCGCCGCTCCGAGCTGCTGGAGCGCGTACGCGAACTGGTGGCGGACGGGGCGCGCCTGGGCTACGGGAGGGCGGATCTCGTCGAGATGATCAGGGAGGTGCCGTGA